Proteins encoded in a region of the Oncorhynchus gorbuscha isolate QuinsamMale2020 ecotype Even-year linkage group LG16, OgorEven_v1.0, whole genome shotgun sequence genome:
- the LOC123999712 gene encoding uncharacterized protein LOC123999712 isoform X2: MEPLRDLFWLWVVLGMIFVSMVIGLIFILINQCISKKAAEQYNTNTPSRTTPQYYAQSSKYHLKDLEDDLPPLPPRTQFLTSCPKTESYENLVGLPDYVKVDDNAPPPPYHHTETLVCKDNDGIPEDYDDIGADCQIEEDYDDLG, encoded by the exons ATGGAACCTTTACGGGATCTCTTCTGGCTGTGGGTGGTTCTTGGAATGATTTTTGTTTCCATGGTAATAGGTCTCATCTTCATTCTTATCAACCAGTGTATTTCCAAGAAAG CTGctgaacaatacaatacaaatacACCAAGTCGCACTACGCCTCAGTATTATGCCCA AAGCAGCAAATATCATCTCAAAGATCTGGAGGATGATTTGCCTCCTTTACCACCCAGGACTCAGTTTCTCACATCCTGTCCCA AGACTGAAAGCTATGAGAACCTTGTAGGGCTACCTGACTATGTGAAAGTAGATGACAATGCCCCTCCTCCACCGTACCATCACACAGAGACACTGGTGTGTAAGGACAATGACGGCATTCCAGAGGACTACGATGACATCGGAGCAGACTGTCAGATCGAGGAGGACTATGATGATCTGGGATAA
- the LOC123999712 gene encoding uncharacterized protein LOC123999712 isoform X3: protein MEPLRDLFWLWVVLGMIFVSMVIGLIFILINQCISKKAAEQYNTNTPSRTTPQYYAQSSKYHLKDLEDDLPPLPPRTQFLTSCPKTLVCKDNDGIPEDYDDIGADCQIEEDYDDLG, encoded by the exons ATGGAACCTTTACGGGATCTCTTCTGGCTGTGGGTGGTTCTTGGAATGATTTTTGTTTCCATGGTAATAGGTCTCATCTTCATTCTTATCAACCAGTGTATTTCCAAGAAAG CTGctgaacaatacaatacaaatacACCAAGTCGCACTACGCCTCAGTATTATGCCCA AAGCAGCAAATATCATCTCAAAGATCTGGAGGATGATTTGCCTCCTTTACCACCCAGGACTCAGTTTCTCACATCCTGTCCCA AGACACTGGTGTGTAAGGACAATGACGGCATTCCAGAGGACTACGATGACATCGGAGCAGACTGTCAGATCGAGGAGGACTATGATGATCTGGGATAA
- the LOC123999712 gene encoding uncharacterized protein LOC123999712 isoform X1 — protein MEPLRDLFWLWVVLGMIFVSMVIGLIFILINQCISKKAAEQYNTNTPSRTTPQYYAQFLPHPEAANIISKIWRMICLLYHPGLSFSHPVPTESYENLVGLPDYVKVDDNAPPPPYHHTETLVCKDNDGIPEDYDDIGADCQIEEDYDDLG, from the exons ATGGAACCTTTACGGGATCTCTTCTGGCTGTGGGTGGTTCTTGGAATGATTTTTGTTTCCATGGTAATAGGTCTCATCTTCATTCTTATCAACCAGTGTATTTCCAAGAAAG CTGctgaacaatacaatacaaatacACCAAGTCGCACTACGCCTCAGTATTATGCCCA GTTTCTCCCCCATCCAGAAGCAGCAAATATCATCTCAAAGATCTGGAGGATGATTTGCCTCCTTTACCACCCAGGACTCAGTTTCTCACATCCTGTCCCA ACTGAAAGCTATGAGAACCTTGTAGGGCTACCTGACTATGTGAAAGTAGATGACAATGCCCCTCCTCCACCGTACCATCACACAGAGACACTGGTGTGTAAGGACAATGACGGCATTCCAGAGGACTACGATGACATCGGAGCAGACTGTCAGATCGAGGAGGACTATGATGATCTGGGATAA